TGGGATGAACGGGATATGATGTCATGGACTGATCATATGGTATGCAGCTGGAGATATTTCATGATAGTCAATGTTATtactttaaagaagaaaaaaacgtcCTACAATGTAAAGGCAGAAAAAAGTAAGAAAAGTTGCATCCTAAAttagttattaaaatgttatgaaaaatgttattgtGTAATAAGTTGGCACTGTTTATTTACCCACTGTTAATGACAGAGATGGCTGAGATAGACTAAATGGCGCCCCCTattgttgaaaataaataaacaaataaataatagtgaATGAAACAAAAACTGGTAACAATATTATATGGACAATAAATAATATCAAATTTAGACACTTTGAGATATTTTATGGAGGACTTTTTCTTGAACCTGCAGAGTAGCCTAAAATGGttctgtgctcaaaggctgttctataaagtggggcagtttcaactttgcaaggacagtctggtgcttctgaatcacagcttgtaaatacattatttatatatatatatatatatatagagccaCTGATGACTCAAACGCTAgttagttttaagcagtgtagagtagtgcttgtttgccatttctccaatcacaaatgcagacatggttttatgtttatgtggcgcGATACACAACGCAATGCATAAAATAACAGTATAAgtgattataatcagtaattatgtccccactggatgcaacaaatgcctcgtttgcaatggtttttattggttttgtctctcCATGCAGAGAGACGGCATCACAtattaaggggcgtaacatttccgccACACGCTTGAAGTATTCGGCCaaacacaatgcactggatagctggccaatagtGTACACCTTACTTTTCAGAACAACaaggagctttgtaaaaattgactcatttcagaaaggcgggcatagaggagcaacaataatgtacaatatgtggaaaataaagtttttttttttttttaccttaaactgcataaacacattgcacaaatacacaacataatgttatttttagcaacgtcatatgtcCCGTTTAATCATCCACAGTGGAGTGGCTCTGTCTGTAGGCATCATGCACAAGTCAATGTATGTATTTAGCCAAGGCCTCATGGTTGTTGAGTAATCGTGGTGCAACAACACCATATTCTTAATTAAATGGTACATACATGGCAGGTTTTAACATATTTGTACATGTTCTGACTCTGTAGTAAGCAATTTCTTTCATTTCAAGGGTGGCTGGTGTGCAAGTAAACAAAAGATGGGAAAAAACTCAGTAAGAAGACTGTATATGTATTCATAATCTAAAACACTGTTTCCTCTTGTAGGGCCAAAGACATGTGATTAGTTTAGCAGTACTTACTTCAGGTTGGTGGATAAAGTAACTTGCTATTTTGTAAAATCCCTCAGGGTGTTTATGAAGTTCACTGAGCACAATGTCAGACTCAATACTTTGGCGATGTAGGCAGCACTTGTAACATCAGTGAACTCTCTCACTGAATAACGTAGGTGCCAATGGAAATGCAGCTATACAGTACATATTCCAGAAGCTGAAGGTTATTCAGTAATTGCGTATAAAAATGTTAACagtttaataaacattaaaatgttatttttcaaaGGCTTGAGCTCACACATGGGCTGTGGCTCAATAACAAAACACTCTAGAAAACAAGATTATGGCCAGTCTTCTTCAGAAATTATACAGTAAACAGAAACAGTAAACATAAGGCCTTAAAGTAGCCTAGCATAAAATTGTTCGTTGATAACGTACCATCTTACATGTTTTCACAAATTTTACAAGTTCTCTTTTTTACCCATcttcggataaaagcatctgcaaaatgaataCATTCTATACGAAATATGATATAAACAATAGGCCtataatataaatgttagttTTCTGTGCTCGCGAGTTTTGTTTTAAAAGTGGGAATGCGCTGTGTTCAGTACAGGCCAGAAACCCTCTTGAGAAAAAAGCAACCCACAGAAGATCCTTCTTCGCCCCTCCTCCTCGAGTAACGTTATTCAATCAAGTGGCATTGGCCACCATACTTCACATCATCGCTTATCTTTTCAGTGAAACTAAAGGAAGGGCAGATATTCAACTACGATTTTGAGCGGTAAGGGACTTTAATACTACATTTCTTAACAACGCAATCTTAACAGTTCTACAGTCAGCAAAAATAACACAAACGCTCGCGCTGCTGTTTTGAGGACCTCTATCAAGGTTTGAAGCAGTTCCTCCTCGCGGTCATGTGACACTTTCTTTACCATGAAAACTCACATATAAACTTACTCGGCGACCACTGTAAAGCGATTTGGACACAGTTTTTCTTGGTTACATTAATATGCCCGTTACAAGTGCGAATGATAGTAAATGTAGTATAACAGGCTTACGCTAGATAAAATAAGCTTAGCCTATATGTGTTAAAAATATCGGTGGtgaacaacataaaaataaaagtaaaaacatttttatttatttattttgtcgaGAAAGGGTATTCTATTCTTGCTTTACTGTGTATGTTACATTGTTTACTTAATTACTAAATGTTGACTAATACGATGAATCCCTCATTAAATGTCACCTAACATCCCAtattgtttgttatatttttggATATGTGACatgttgaatttattttaaaaacatttcacatctgtttaaaaaaaaaattaaaaaaattacgaAATGTCATATAAAGATTCAAACCATAATCAAACACATTTCAATTTCAATAGTAATACTGTATACTACAGGTAACGTATACCGGAAACTTTCTTAGTGTCTGTAAACAACAGGAAATAACATCTGTGTCCAAGTAAACAATTAATTCatattctttgtgtgtgtgtgtgtgtgtgtgtgtgtgtgtgtgtgtgtgtgtgtgtgtgtgtgtgtaaatacagtGCACAacataatacatacaaaatatgtattttcttaatatttagtaATTACTAATACAATTCATAAAAGATGgacaaatttaaatgtattaaacaaaaaaactaaagggTAATTGCTGAATTTGTTAAATTTCAGAAGAGGTGCATTCATTTatgctgtacacacacacatatacatacagtatatttacattGCAAAGTAGATGGCAACAAGTAACTGACTTTATGTGAATGAGTCATTCAGTCAGTTCTGTTGCTCTATTTCTAATGTTGAAATatacaatattgtgtctaaatgtAAGTTTTTCCGTAATAATGTTTGTATTGAACTGTATAAaagcaattataattatattatatggtCCAAAATCTGCATTGTTGCTTACTAGAAATACTTGTCTTCTGGTCAAATATTTGCTCAACTCTTGTCTAATGTATTACTTAACTCCATAATAAAAATTCCTTTCATTGCAATATTCTTGTATTGCTGTTTCTGTACTATTCTTGTTAACCAGTCTTCATTAGTAGTCCCTATGTATTTCATTCTTGCTTTTCTCCGCAGAGATTAACCCATGAGACTCTCAGAGCCTGAGCATGAACCAGGGGAGAGGTGCTTGTTTGTGGACCTCAGTGCCTCAGCACTACCCCGCACCATGTGATCGTTACAAGCATGCGTCTTGTGTCTACAGAGGCCATGTTTACGTATTAGGTGGCAGAGAAAAATGCTCACTGAGAGATTTCTGGAAATATAATGTGGGTAAGTCATTGTTATTTATCAGAGGCTACCTGCTGATTTGGATACTTCTGTTTGTTGTGACATAGTATATGGTTCCTGTTACATTGATTGATTGCAATTTaggggaaatatatatatttgtagtcTGTGACAAGTGGGCCGGGCTTCCCTGTGATAGCGAAGAAGCACCTGAAGAACTGGAGGAGCACACAATGGTAGCATATCAGGTAATTGCAACAAACTCACAACTGAGCATAAGGTGTTCACCAGttatgagaaacaagagactgtCAGTTTAtcacattttcactttttattaaaAGCTGTACATGTAAATCATGCTATACATTCTAATggctccatatatatatatatatatatatatatatatatatatatatatatatacagtacagaccaaaagtttggacacaccttctcattcaaacagttttctttattttcatgacatgaaaattgtagattcacactgaaggcatcaaaactatgaattaacacatgtggaattatatatggaattatatacataacaaaaaagtgtgaaaatatgtcatattctaggttcttcaaagtagccaccttttgctttgattactgctttgcacactcttggcattctcttgatgagcttcaagaggtagtcacctgaaatggtcttccaacagttttgaaggagttccccgagagatgcttagcacttgttggcccttttgccttctgtctgcggtccagctcacccctaaaccatctcgattgggttcaggtccggtgactgtggaggccaggtcatctggcgcagcaccccatcactctccttcttggtcaaatagcccttgatgccttcagtgtgactctacaattttcatagtcatgaaaataaagaaaactctttgaatgagaaggtgtgtccaaacttttggtctgtactgtatatatatatatatatatatatgaaagtaaaagtgatgtgacaagtggccaagtatggtgtcccatactcagaatttgtgctctgcatttaacccgtccaaatgcacacacacagcggtgAGTAGTGAACAAACACCATAAGCACAAACCCGGAGCAGTTGGGGTACCTTTTGCTCAACCTTttgttattgaaggtggaagacAGCACTGTATATTTCCACATATAACTTAAGTTAATTTTTTGCACCAAAAAGAGTGAATTAATTTACCATTTTTCTTCTTAGGGGTTTATGTATGTCTTCGGAGGAATTCAAGACTCATCATATACTAGCTCAAAAACACCTCTTTGGGTATTTGATACAGGTATTTTTTAATCAGTGCATGTTCATTGGGGTCCAACATTTCTGAGTCCACTAGACAATGCTTAAACAAAAGGTTTTATGTACTTTAGTTATAAATTATTTGAATGGAATttaacttaaaaacttaaaaaacaaacatatgtaACTTTCAgaatttttgcattatttgttTTGGAAAAGGTATTTTGTTCTATTGACAGCAGCACTTGTGTTTATGAACGCAGATTGTGTTTTACCACAGTAATAGGCCACTTTGTCATTCACGTCTTCAGTTTTATATTCTTTGCAGTTAAAGAGTGCTGGATTAACTGGAAAACAGGGAGTGAACCTATACaggtaaacagtttttttttttttttacaagacctACAGCTGAAACagatgattattttattatagtgAACTCTTATTGTAGGGAGTGACACCAGCAAACAGAAAAGGGCACAGTGCTGTTATCTTTGGGTCATCTATGTATGTCTACGGTGGATACATTGATATAAGAGGATCAACGAAGGAATTCTGGAAATTTGATTTTGGTGAGTGTTATAACATTCCATGGGATTTAAGTTTTTCAGTGAGCAAGCATCTTCTaagactaaatatttattttaaaagtcatgCATGATTTCTGTCATTTTCAGATTGCTAAGTGACCTCGCCAAATAATGATATTTTAGATTCTAGGGGGTGGTCGCTACTAAGCAGTGTACAAGGTGGGCCTGGTCCCAGACATGGTCACTCAGCTATGACACACCAGGATTCTATGTACCTTTATGGTGGCCTGCAGGGCCTGAGGGAACAGAAGGACCTGTGGAGCTGGAGTTCTGCCAGTCAAACCTGGAGCTGCATCAAATTCCAGTGAGTTTCTTTATTAACATCTATCTATCCATAACACAAACCCTAATTTCCATACAAAAAACGGGATATGATGTCATGGACTGATCATATGGTATGCAGCTGGAGATATTTCATGATAGTCAATGTTATtactttaaagaagaaaaaaacgtcCTACAATGTAAAGGCAGAAAAAAGTAAGAAAAGTTGCATCCTAAAttagttattaaaatgttatgaaaaatgttattgtGTAATAAGTTGGCACTGTTTATTTACCCACTGTTAATGACAGAGATGGCTGAGATAGACTAAATGGCGCCCCCTattgttgaaaataaataaacaaataaataatagtgaATGAAACAAAAACTGGTAACAATATTATATGGACAATAAATAATATCAAATTTAGACACTTTGAGATATTTTATGGAGGACTTTTTCTTGAACCTGCAGAGTAGCCTAAAATGGttctgtgctcaaaggctgttctataaagtggggcagtttcaactttgcaaggacagtctggtgcttctgaatcacagcttgtaaatacattatttatatatatatatatatatatagagccaCTGATGACTCAAACGCTAgttagttttaagcagtgtagagtagtgcttgtttgccatttctccaatcacaaatgcagacatggttttatgtttatgtggcgcGATACACAACGCAATGCATAAAATAACAGTATAAgtgattataatcagtaattatgtccccactggatgcaacaaatgcctcgtttgcaatggtttttattggttttgtctctcCATGCCGAGAGACGGCATCACAtattaaggggcgtaacatttccgccACACGCTTGAAGTATTCGGCCaaacacaatgcactggatagctggccaatagtGTACACCTTACTTTTCAGAACAACaaggagctttgtaaaaattgactcatttcagaaaggcgggcatagaggagcaacaataatgtacaatatgtggaaaataaagtttttttttttttttaccttaaactgcataaacacattgcacaaatacacaacataatgttatttttagcaacgtcatatgtcCCGTTTAATCATCCACAGTGGAGTGGCTCTGTCTGTAGGCATCATGCACAAGTCAATGTATGTATTTAGCCAAGGCCTCATGGTTGTTGAGTAATCGTGGTGCAACAACACCATATTCTTAATTAAATGGTACATACATGGCAGGTTTTAACATATTTGTACATGTTCTGACTCTGTAGTAAGCAATTTCTTTCATTTCAAGGGTGGCTGGTGTGCAAGTAAACAAAAGATGGGAAAAAACTCAGTAAGAAGACTGTATATGTATTCATAATCTAAAACACTGTTTCCTCTTGTAGGGCCAAAGACATGTGATTAGTTTAGCAGTACTTACTTCAGGTTGGTGGATAAAGTAACTTGCTATTTTGTAAAATCCCTCAGGGTGTTTATGAAGTTCACTGAGCACAATGTCAGACTCAATACTTTGGCGATGTAGGCAGCACTTGTAACATCAGTGAACTCTCTCACTGAATAACGTAGGTGCCAATGGAAATGCAGCTATACAGTACATATTCCAGAAGCTGAAGGTTATTCAGTAATTGCGTATAAAAATGTTAACagtttaataaacattaaa
The genomic region above belongs to Carassius carassius chromosome 11, fCarCar2.1, whole genome shotgun sequence and contains:
- the LOC132152508 gene encoding actin-fragmin kinase-like isoform X1, with protein sequence MNQGRGACLWTSVPQHYPAPCDRYKHASCVYRGHVYVLGGREKCSLRDFWKYNVVCDKWAGLPCDSEEAPEELEEHTMVAYQGFMYVFGGIQDSSYTSSKTPLWVFDTVKECWINWKTGSEPIQGVTPANRKGHSAVIFGSSMYVYGGYIDIRGSTKEFWKFDFDSRGWSLLSSVQGGPGPRHGHSAMTHQDSMYLYGGLQGLREQKDLWSWSSASQTWSCIKFQ
- the LOC132152508 gene encoding ras guanine nucleotide exchange factor F-like isoform X2, with protein sequence MWVREIYIFVVCDKWAGLPCDSEEAPEELEEHTMVAYQGFMYVFGGIQDSSYTSSKTPLWVFDTVKECWINWKTGSEPIQGVTPANRKGHSAVIFGSSMYVYGGYIDIRGSTKEFWKFDFDSRGWSLLSSVQGGPGPRHGHSAMTHQDSMYLYGGLQGLREQKDLWSWSSASQTWSCIKFQ
- the LOC132152508 gene encoding actin-fragmin kinase-like isoform X3, giving the protein MVAYQGFMYVFGGIQDSSYTSSKTPLWVFDTVKECWINWKTGSEPIQGVTPANRKGHSAVIFGSSMYVYGGYIDIRGSTKEFWKFDFDSRGWSLLSSVQGGPGPRHGHSAMTHQDSMYLYGGLQGLREQKDLWSWSSASQTWSCIKFQ